ATGCCGATAGCTATCAGCACTATCTCGATACCCTCGATCGGCCAGCGAGCGGCGAGGGATTTGCCCGGCTGATGAATGCGCCCAAACCCTGGCAGGATTGATGCTTTCGGCGCTAGCCCTTCTTACCGAAGTCCTCGATCTTTTTAAAAGCGCGGCATCCGGCTTCGAGAGGCCGCATTAAATCAGCGCCGCAGTCGGCTGTAGCGAGCCGACCTTGGCGCCGACGCGGCTTTCGACCGGCGGACGGGCGAGTTCGTTGAGCCTTGCCGCGAGCGCTTCGTCGCTGCGCAGCAGTTTTGCCAGCACCGCCGCGATCATCACTTCAGAGGCGCGGCCGGCACCGTCATCGCATTTCAACGCGATGCCGAGGCCAAGTTCGGGAACGGCAGCGCAGTAGACGGCTTCGGCGCCGGTCTTGACGAAAATTCGGCCGGGGGCGGCCTGCATCAGCGCGAGGTCCGCCTTGCCGGTGCCGGCGACCAAGAAAGGCTCGGCCATGCAAGCCGACAGCAGTCGCTTCGCCGCCTTGGCGCGCTCGGGCGCGAAGCCCCGGCCCGTCGCCATGCGGGCAAAGCCGAGCGCGAAGCTCTTCAACGGCACGGCATAGGTGGGAATGGAGCAGCCGTCGGTTGCGCGATGGTCGACATCATGCGCGGCGCCGGTGACGGATTGCATGGCGTCGCGCACCATTTCCTGGAGCGCATGGCCGGCCTTGACGTAACCGCCATGGGCTATGCCGGCGTGGACGCAGGTGCAGAGGAAGCCGGAATGCTTGCCGGAGCAGTTGTTGTGCAAAGGGTTCGGCACGCCGCCAGCGCGGGCGAGCGCGATCGTGGCGCCGTGGCTCGACGGCCAGTGCGCGCCGCATTCGAGCGCCGTCCTGTCGAGACCGGCCTTGGCAAGCATCGCTTGCGCCAGTTCGACATGCGCCGGCTCGCCCGAATGCGAGGCGCAAGCGAGCGCCAGCTCGCGGTCGCCGAAGCCATAGGCGTCGGCTGCACCCGATTCGACCAGCGGCAGGGCCTGGATCGCTTTCACCGCCGAGCGCGGGAACACCGGGCGGGTCGTGTCGCCGATCTCCCAGACGGGCTTGCCGTCGGCATCGAAAACGGAGACGGCGCCACGATGGGCGCTTTCGACCACCGCGCCGCGCAGAACCTCGACCAGAACCGGATTTGCCATGTTGCCTCCCGCACGCGCGCGCCCAAAGGGTGCCGCTTCAATGCGGGCCGCTTCTACCTGATCCGGTCGAGGATGGAAACGTAATTGGCTACCGCCGCGCCGCCCATGTTGAAGATGCCGCCGAGCTTGGCACCCGGCACCTGGATGCCGCCGGCCTCGCCGGTCAGCTGCATGGCTGTCAGTACATGCATCGAGACGCCGGTGGCGCCGATCGGATGACCCTTGGCCTTCAGCCCGCCGGACGGATTGACCGGCAGGCGACCGTCCTTGGCCGTCACCCCTTCCATCGCGAGCTTCGCGCCCTCGCCGGGCTTGGCCAGGCCCATCGCTTCGTATTCGATGAGCTCGGCGATGGTGAAGCAGTCATGCGTCTCGACGAAGGAGAGGTCGTCGAGGGTGACGCCGGCCTTCTTCAGCGCCTGCTCCCACGCCCGCTCGCAGCCTTCGAAGGCAAGGATGTCGCGCTTCGACATCGGCAGGAAATCCTGGACATGCTCGTTGGCGCGGAAGGTCACGGCGCGGCGCATCCTCAGCGCCGTCGCGGTGTCGGTGAGCACCAGCGCCGCCGCGCCGTCCGAGACCAGCGAACAGTCGGTACGCTTCAAGGGGCCAGCGACGAACGGGTTCTTCTCGCTTTCCTGGCGGCAGAATTCGAAGCCGAAATCCTTGCGCATCTGCGCATAGGGATTGTCGACGCCGTTCTTGTGGTTCTTGGCGGCGATCATGGCGAGCGCGTCCGACTGGTCGCCGTAGCGTTGGAAATAGGCCTGGGCGATCTTACCGAAGACGCCGGCGAAGCCGGCGGGCGTGTCGCCGTCCTCGGGGAGATAAGAGGCCTTGAGCAGGTTCTTGCCGATCTCCGGGCCTGGCGTGGTCGTCATCTGCTCGGCGCCGACCACCAACACGATGCGGGCGGCATTGGCGTCGATGGCGCGGATGCCCTGCCTGACGGCAGCGGAACCGGTGGCGCAGGCGTTCTCGACGCGCGTCGCCGGCTTGAAGCGCAGCCGATCGTCAGCCTGCAGAACGAGGCTCGCGGTGAAATCCTGCGGCGAGAAGCCGGCGTTGAAATGGCCAAGCACGATCTCGTCGACATCGTCCGGGCCGATGCCGGCATGGTCGAGCGCGTCCACGGCGACCTTGGTGATGAGGCCCTCGAGCGTTTCGCCTTCGAGCTTGCCGAAGCGCGAATGCGCCCAGCCGACGATGCATGCGGTCATGGCAGCCTCCATTTGCCGCGCAGCCTAGCACGTCCTGTCGCGGCATGAGATTCAATATTGTTCAACAGTGAACCGTTTTCCAGCCGAAGGTATGGGCCAGAGCCACACGATCGGTTGATCGTGGGACCGATTTTTTATTGATTGATCCGTCAATAAAAAATAATCTCTGCGGGAACCGGATCTCCCGCATGCCGAAAATCGGAATGGAACCGCTGCGCCGCAAGGCGCTCATCGACGCGACGATCTCGGCGATCGGCGAACGCGGTTCGCTTGACGTGACCATGTCGGAGATCGCCGGGCGCGCCGGCGTGTCCTCGGCGCTCGCGCATCATTATTTCGGCGCCAAGGACGAGCTGCTGTTCGCGACGATGCGGCACATCCTTGCCGAGCTCAACGCCGACACAAGACAGGCGCTTCGCCTTGCCACCACGCCGCGTCAGCGTGTCTCGGCCGTCGTCGCGGTCAGTTTCTCCGATGAGCAGTTCCAACCCGAGATCATCGCTGCCTGGCTCGCCTTCTATGTCGAGGCGCAGAAATCGACCGAACTACGCCGCCTGCTGCGTGTCTACGCCCGGCGTCTCAATTCCAATCTGATGAGCGGGCTGACCGGCATCCTGCCCAAAGCCGAGGCCGACCGCGTGGCGGAAGCGACCGCGGCGCTGATCGACGGGCTCTACATCCGGCGCGCGCTGAAGGACGGCGTGCCCAATGCGGCCACCGCGATCGCGCTCGTAGAAGACTATCTC
The window above is part of the Mesorhizobium sp. WSM4904 genome. Proteins encoded here:
- a CDS encoding asparaginase translates to MANPVLVEVLRGAVVESAHRGAVSVFDADGKPVWEIGDTTRPVFPRSAVKAIQALPLVESGAADAYGFGDRELALACASHSGEPAHVELAQAMLAKAGLDRTALECGAHWPSSHGATIALARAGGVPNPLHNNCSGKHSGFLCTCVHAGIAHGGYVKAGHALQEMVRDAMQSVTGAAHDVDHRATDGCSIPTYAVPLKSFALGFARMATGRGFAPERAKAAKRLLSACMAEPFLVAGTGKADLALMQAAPGRIFVKTGAEAVYCAAVPELGLGIALKCDDGAGRASEVMIAAVLAKLLRSDEALAARLNELARPPVESRVGAKVGSLQPTAALI
- a CDS encoding acetyl-CoA acetyltransferase; translated protein: MTACIVGWAHSRFGKLEGETLEGLITKVAVDALDHAGIGPDDVDEIVLGHFNAGFSPQDFTASLVLQADDRLRFKPATRVENACATGSAAVRQGIRAIDANAARIVLVVGAEQMTTTPGPEIGKNLLKASYLPEDGDTPAGFAGVFGKIAQAYFQRYGDQSDALAMIAAKNHKNGVDNPYAQMRKDFGFEFCRQESEKNPFVAGPLKRTDCSLVSDGAAALVLTDTATALRMRRAVTFRANEHVQDFLPMSKRDILAFEGCERAWEQALKKAGVTLDDLSFVETHDCFTIAELIEYEAMGLAKPGEGAKLAMEGVTAKDGRLPVNPSGGLKAKGHPIGATGVSMHVLTAMQLTGEAGGIQVPGAKLGGIFNMGGAAVANYVSILDRIR
- the betI gene encoding transcriptional regulator BetI, producing the protein MPKIGMEPLRRKALIDATISAIGERGSLDVTMSEIAGRAGVSSALAHHYFGAKDELLFATMRHILAELNADTRQALRLATTPRQRVSAVVAVSFSDEQFQPEIIAAWLAFYVEAQKSTELRRLLRVYARRLNSNLMSGLTGILPKAEADRVAEATAALIDGLYIRRALKDGVPNAATAIALVEDYLETKLNGRSLP